The Blattabacterium cuenoti genome includes the window CACCTGATACAACCAGAACAGCATTATTTGGAACATAGTAAGTTTTATAAAACTCTTGATAATCAGCTTCTGTAGCTGTATCTAAATCTTGATCTAATCCAATAATTGGATATTTATATGGATGTTTTTTGAATAACAAAGAAGGAACAATTTCAGAAATTGCTTTTACATATGGTTGATTTTCAATACGCATCTTTTTTTCTTCTTTTACAACTTCTCTTTGTATATTAATGCTTTCTTCATCAACTTTCGCATGAAGCATTCTTTCTGATTCTAACCATAAAGCTAATGGAAGACGATCAGATGGTAATATCTCATAATAACAAGTTTCATCATGATTTGTATAAGCATTATTCTTTCCACCATTAGAGGCTATATATTTGAAATATTCTCCTTTTTTAACGTTTTTTGAGCCTTCAAACATAAGATGCTCAAAAAAATGAGCAAATCCTGATTTTCCAGGAGTTTCGTTTTTACTTCCTACATGATACAAAACGGAAATAGAAACTAAAGGGTGCGTCTTATCTTGATGTAAAATGACATGTAACCCATTTGATAATTTTTCTTCAAAAAATTTAATTTTATATAAATCTTTAGAATAATTAAAATTTTTGGAACTTAAAAAATTTAATACCATAGTTGCTAACATTAAGAAAATAAAATAAATCCTATTCATTTCATGAAACAAAGTTAAAGATTAACAAAAGAAATTTACGAATTTTTTTTTCCAAAAAATGGGATTTTTTTCTTTTATTCTATTTTTGTTGTATAAAACAGTTATGAATTCATTATAAATAATAATTAGTTTAGCATGAAAAGAATTTCGTTTTTTATTTTCATTTTTTCTTTTTTTTTAATAGGAGAAGGGAAACTAAAAGCTGAGACTGATACAATAAAAGGAGACGTTGAAAATGGAACTGAACTTTTTAAAAAAAATTGTACAGCATGTCATTCTCTTGATTTAGAAAAAAAAATGATAGGGCCTGCTTTATACGGTGTTACTGAAAAAAGAAGTCGTAAGTGGTTACACCAATGGATCAGGAATAATAAATCTTTAAGAGAAAATGGAGATAAGGAAGCCATATCAATTTATGAAGAATATGGAAATATAGAAATGAATGCGTTCCCTCAATTATCTGAAAAACAAATAGATGATATTTTATTTTTCATAAAAAATAAAGATTCGATAAAAAAAAAAGAGAATCGTAAAATAAATCATTATGAATATGAAACCAATAATGAAGAAAAGCAATTCTTAGTAAAACTAATTATTTTTTGTTTTTTTATTCTATTTTTAATCTTGCTTTGGATTGTATACAAAATACAAATTTTAAATAGGTTAATCCATAAAAGTGAAGGAAAGACAAAAGTTTCCATTTTTATTTGTATAAAAGATTTTATAATAAATGTTTTATATCAAAAAATATTAGGAGATGATAAAAAAAAGTGGTATTTATTTTCTTGTTTTACGGGATTTTTTTTCCTATTGGGGACATATGAAACTTGGAATTTTTTAATGAAAATAGATGTAAATAAAGGATATAAACCTAAACAACCTATTTATTTTTCTCACAAAATTCATTCTGAAATTAATCACATTGATTGTCAGTATTGTCATTCCTCGGCAAAATATGGAAAAGTATCTGGAATTCCTTCAGTTAATGTTTGTATGAATTGTCATATTACTATTCATGAATATAATGGAGATTATTTGGAAAAAGGAAAAAGTAGAGATGAATATAACAGAGAAATACAAAAAATATATAAAGCTGTAGGATGGAATCCAGAAACAAGAAAATATTCTGAAAAAACTTATCCTATTCAATGGATACGTATTCATAATATGCCGGATTTTGTCTATTTTGATCATTCTCAACATGTCATTACAGGAGAAAAAAAGATCAGAAAATTAAAAAAAGTAAATTTAGTTTGTAATGCTTGTCATGGAGAAATACAAAAAATGGATACAGTAGAAATGTCTAATGATTTCACCATGGAGTGGTGTATATCTTGTCATAAAAATGTTGAGATAGATACAAAAAATAAATATTACAAAGAATATTTTCCAAATAAAAAAAATAAAAAAATAACTGTTGATATGATTGGAGGGATTGAGTGCGC containing:
- a CDS encoding c-type cytochrome, giving the protein MKRISFFIFIFSFFLIGEGKLKAETDTIKGDVENGTELFKKNCTACHSLDLEKKMIGPALYGVTEKRSRKWLHQWIRNNKSLRENGDKEAISIYEEYGNIEMNAFPQLSEKQIDDILFFIKNKDSIKKKENRKINHYEYETNNEEKQFLVKLIIFCFFILFLILLWIVYKIQILNRLIHKSEGKTKVSIFICIKDFIINVLYQKILGDDKKKWYLFSCFTGFFFLLGTYETWNFLMKIDVNKGYKPKQPIYFSHKIHSEINHIDCQYCHSSAKYGKVSGIPSVNVCMNCHITIHEYNGDYLEKGKSRDEYNREIQKIYKAVGWNPETRKYSEKTYPIQWIRIHNMPDFVYFDHSQHVITGEKKIRKLKKVNLVCNACHGEIQKMDTVEMSNDFTMEWCISCHKNVEIDTKNKYYKEYFPNKKNKKITVDMIGGIECAKCHY